From a region of the Globicephala melas chromosome 19, mGloMel1.2, whole genome shotgun sequence genome:
- the GSE1 gene encoding genetic suppressor element 1 isoform X7, producing the protein MFGLKPPLYYLPGSSLSSESSPVSSPATNHSSPASTPKRVPMGPIIVPPGGHSVPSTPPVVTIAPTKTVNGVWRSESRQQDAGSRGSGSGRERLIVEAPLPQEKAGGPAIPSHLLSTPYPFGISPSSVVQDSRFPPLNLQRPVHHVAPPSTVAEDYLRSFRPYHTAEDLRVSSLPPLGLDPATAAAYYHPSYLAPHPFPHPAFRMDDSYCLSALRSPFYPIPTPGSLPPLHPSAMHLHLSGVRYPPELSHSSLAALHSERMSSLSAERMQMDEELRREREREREREADREREKEREREREKEREREKELERERELERQREQRAREKELLAAKALEPAFLPVGELHGIRSHAAEERGKASEQLTPTRAEKLKDAGLQAPKPMQHPLHPAAAPHHPVPGLLSTHGLFSLPGSSAATALLLQRTNEEEKWLARQRRLRQEKEDRQSQVSEFRQQVLEQHLDLGRPPAPADAEHRPESARPGPNRHEPGGRDPPQHFGGPPPLISPKPQHHSVPTALWNPVSLMDSTLETRRAPEGHPLHGHPAPFEPSRQAAVPLVKVERVYCPEKAEEGPRKREAAPLDKYQPPAREAGGLEQQAFPPAPAHFLAELEPSTQTVLGQPRAPLAPAAPFGETPGPLKPGSPYRPPAPRGPDPTYVYDEFLQQRRRLVSKLDLEERRRREAQEKGYYYDLDDSYDESDEEEVRAHLRCVAEQPPLKLDTSSEKLEFLQLFGLTTQQQKEELLTQKRRKRRRMLRERSPSPPTVQSKRQTPSPRLTLSTRYSPDEMNSSPNFEEKRRFLTIFNLTHISTEKRKDKERLVELLQAMKQRALSAAVADPLRNSPRDSPAGSLSEPATQQASLDTEKPVGITASLSDTQKATEPGRLEQLRPQERVPEPAPASGEKARPSETPGGRKSLSMLHYIRGPAPKDIPVPLSHGINGKSKPWEPFVAEEFAHQFHESVLQSTQKALQKHRGSAAVLCAEQNHSIDTSVHYNIPELRSSSRLPLPQRDGQQEPPAGRKGPLAQEVDPDSEEEEDDDGEDDDEDPPKRKWHGIEAIFEAYQEHVEEQNLERQVLQTQCRRLEAQHYSLSLTAEQLSHSMAELRSQKQKIVSERERLQAELDHLRKCLALPAMHWPRGYFKGYPR; encoded by the exons CAAGACGCTGGCTCTCGGGGCAGCGGCAGCGGTCGGGAACGCCTCATCGTGGAGGCCCCGCTGCCCCAGGAGAAGGCAGGGGGCCCGGCCATCCCCTCCCACCTGCTCAGCACCCCCTACCCTTTTGGCATCTCCCCCAGCTCGGTGGTGCAGGACTCCCGCTTTCCTCCGCTGAA CCTCCAGCGGCCCGTGCACCACGTGGCGCCCCCCAGCACGGTGGCGGAGGACTACCTGCGGAGCTTCCGGCCCTACCACACCGCCGAGGACCTCCGCgtgtcctccctgcctcccctgggCCTGGACCCGGCCACCGCCGCGGCCTACTACCACCCCAGCTACCTGGCCCCGCACCCTTTCCCCCACCCGGCCTTCAG GATGGACGACTCCTACTGCCTGTCGGCCCTGCGGTCCCCCTtctaccccatccccacccccggctccctgcccccactgcatCCATCAGCTATGCATCTCCACCTCTCTGGGGTCCGCTACCCGCCCGAGCTCTCGCACTCGTCCCTGGCAGCGCTGCACTCGGAGCGGATGTCCAGCCTCAGTGCCGAGAG GATGCAGATGGACGAGGAGCtgaggcgggagcgggagcgcGAGCGGGAGCGGGAGGCTGACCGCGAGCGTGAGAAGGAGCGCGAGCGTGAGCGTGAGAAGGAGCGCGAGCGTGAGAAGGAGCTGGAGCGCGAGCGGGAGCTGGAGCGTCAGCGGGAGCAGCGGGCCCGCGAGAAGGAGCTGCTGGCCGCCAAGGCGCTGGAGCCGGCCTTCCTGCCCGTGGGCGAGCTGCACGGGATACGGAGCCACGCCGCTGAGGAGCGGGGCAAGGCCTCGGAGCAGCTGACCCCAACCCGAGCAG AGAAGCTGAAGGACGCGGGCCTGCAGGCGCCCAAGCCCATGCAGCACCCCCTGCACCCGGCGGCCGCCCCGCACCACCCCGTGCCCGGCCTCCTCTCCACCCACGGCCTCTTCTCTCTGCCGGGCAGCAGTGCGGCCACGGCCCTGCTCCTCCAGCGCACCAACGAGGAGGAGAAGTGGCTGGCGCGGCAGCGGCGGCTGCGGCAGGAGAAGGAGGACCGCCAGTCGCAGGTGTCTGAGTTCCGGCAGCAGGTGCTGGAGCAGCACCTGGACCTGGGCCGGCCGCCGGCGCCCGCGGACGCGGAGCACAGGCCTGAGAGTGCCAG GCCGGGACCAAACCGTCACGAGCCGGGAGGCCGCGACCCCCCGCAGCACTTTGGCGGCCCCCCGCCCCTCATCTCACCCAAGCCCCAGCACCACTCGGTGCCCACGGCCCTCTGGAACCCGGTGTCCCTGATGGACAGCACGCTGGAGACACGGCGTGCCCCCGAGGGCCACCCTCTGCACGGCCACCCTGCCCCGTTTGAGCCCAGCCGCCAGGCGGCCGTCCCGCTGGTGAAGGTGGAGAGGGTCTACTGCCCCGAGAAGGCGGAGGAGGGACCCCGGAAGCGAGAGGCCGCCCCCCTGGACAAGTACCAGCCGCCGGCCCGcgaggcagggggcctggagcAGCAGGCCTTCCCCCCCGCGCCCGCGCACTTCCTGGCGGAGCTCGAGCCGTCCACCCAGACCGTCCTGGGCCAGCCCCGGGCCCCGCTCGCCCCGGCGGCCCCCTTCGGGGAGACCCCCGGGCCCCTGAAGCCGGGCTCGCCCTACCGGCCCCCGGCGCCCCGGGGCCCCGACCCCACCTATGTCTACGACGAGTTCTTGCAGCAGCGACGGAGGCTGGTCAGCAAGCTGGACCTGGAGGAGCGCCGGCGGCGGGAGGCCCAGGAGAAAG GATACTACTACGACCTGGACGACTCCTACGACGAGAGTGATGAGGAGGAGGTTAGGGCCCACCTCCGCTGCGTGGCCGAGCAGCCGCCCCTCAAATTGGACACGTCCTCCGAG AAGCTAGAGTTTTTGCAACTTTTTGGCTTGACCACCCAACAGCAGAAGGAGGAATTGCTGACCCAGAAGCGGAGGAAGCGGCGGCGGATGCTGAGAGAAAGAAGCCCGTCGCCCCCGACGGTTCAGAGCAAGCGGCAGACGCCTTCACCGAGACTGACGCTGTCCACCCGCTACAGCCCCGACGAGATGAACAGCAGCCCCAACTTCGAGGAGAAGAGGAGGTTCCTGACCATCTTCAACCTGACCCACATCAGCACTGAGAAGAGGAAAG ACAAAGAGAGGCTTGTTGAGCTGCTCCAGGCCATGAAGCAGAGGGCGCTGTCAGCAGCGGTGGCAGACCCGCTCAGGAACTCTCCGAGGGACAGTCCTGCTGGGTCCCTGAGCG AACCAGCCACGCAGCAAGCCTCTCTGGATACGGAGAAGCCTGTGGGTATCACTGCTTCCTTGTCTGACACCCAGAAGGCCACGGAGCCTGGGAGACTGGAACAGCTCCGGCCCCAGGAGCGAGTCCCGGAGCCAGCCCCCGCCAGCGGCGAGAAAGCCAGGCCGAGCGAGACCCCTGGGGGCAGGAAGAGCCTGAGCATGCTCCACTACATCCGGGGCCCCGCGCCCAAGGACATCCCCGTGCCGCTGTCCCACGGCATCAACGGGAAGAGCAAGCCGTGGGAGCCCTTCGTGGCGGAAGAGTTCGCGCATCAGTTCCACGAGTCCGTCCTGCAGTCCACCCAGAAAGCCCTGCAGAAGCACAGAG GAAGCGCAGCTGTGCTGTGTGCAGAGCAGAACCACAGCATCGACACCTCTGTCCACTACAACATCCCCGAGCTGCGGTCCTCCAGCCGGCTGCCTCTGCCCCAGCGGGACGGGCAGCAGGAGCCCCCCGCCGGGAGGAAGGGCCCCCTGGCACAGGAGGTGGACCCGGactcagaggaggaggaggacgacgaCGGAGAGGACGACGACGAGGACCCCCCGAAGCGCAAGTGGCACGGGATCGAGGCCATCTTTGAAGCTTACCAGGAACACGTAGAAG AGCAAAATCTAGAGCGGCAGGTGTTACAGACGCAGTGCAGGCGGCTGGAGGCCCAGCACTACAGCCTCAGTCTCACGGCCGAGCAGCTCTCCCACAGCATGGCG gagtTGAGGAGCCAGAAACAGAAGATTGTTTCAGAAAGGGAGCGACTCCAGGCAGAACTGGATCACTTACGGAAGTGCCTTGCGTTGCCTGCAATGCATTGGCCTAGAGGTTACTTTAAGGGATATCCTAGGTGA
- the GSE1 gene encoding genetic suppressor element 1 isoform X8, with translation MKGSSLSSESSPVSSPATNHSSPASTPKRVPMGPIIVPPGGHSVPSTPPVVTIAPTKTVNGVWRSESRQQDAGSRGSGSGRERLIVEAPLPQEKAGGPAIPSHLLSTPYPFGISPSSVVQDSRFPPLNLQRPVHHVAPPSTVAEDYLRSFRPYHTAEDLRVSSLPPLGLDPATAAAYYHPSYLAPHPFPHPAFRMDDSYCLSALRSPFYPIPTPGSLPPLHPSAMHLHLSGVRYPPELSHSSLAALHSERMSSLSAERMQMDEELRREREREREREADREREKEREREREKEREREKELERERELERQREQRAREKELLAAKALEPAFLPVGELHGIRSHAAEERGKASEQLTPTRAEKLKDAGLQAPKPMQHPLHPAAAPHHPVPGLLSTHGLFSLPGSSAATALLLQRTNEEEKWLARQRRLRQEKEDRQSQVSEFRQQVLEQHLDLGRPPAPADAEHRPESARPGPNRHEPGGRDPPQHFGGPPPLISPKPQHHSVPTALWNPVSLMDSTLETRRAPEGHPLHGHPAPFEPSRQAAVPLVKVERVYCPEKAEEGPRKREAAPLDKYQPPAREAGGLEQQAFPPAPAHFLAELEPSTQTVLGQPRAPLAPAAPFGETPGPLKPGSPYRPPAPRGPDPTYVYDEFLQQRRRLVSKLDLEERRRREAQEKGYYYDLDDSYDESDEEEVRAHLRCVAEQPPLKLDTSSEKLEFLQLFGLTTQQQKEELLTQKRRKRRRMLRERSPSPPTVQSKRQTPSPRLTLSTRYSPDEMNSSPNFEEKRRFLTIFNLTHISTEKRKDKERLVELLQAMKQRALSAAVADPLRNSPRDSPAGSLSEPATQQASLDTEKPVGITASLSDTQKATEPGRLEQLRPQERVPEPAPASGEKARPSETPGGRKSLSMLHYIRGPAPKDIPVPLSHGINGKSKPWEPFVAEEFAHQFHESVLQSTQKALQKHRGSAAVLCAEQNHSIDTSVHYNIPELRSSSRLPLPQRDGQQEPPAGRKGPLAQEVDPDSEEEEDDDGEDDDEDPPKRKWHGIEAIFEAYQEHVEEQNLERQVLQTQCRRLEAQHYSLSLTAEQLSHSMAELRSQKQKIVSERERLQAELDHLRKCLALPAMHWPRGYFKGYPR, from the exons CAAGACGCTGGCTCTCGGGGCAGCGGCAGCGGTCGGGAACGCCTCATCGTGGAGGCCCCGCTGCCCCAGGAGAAGGCAGGGGGCCCGGCCATCCCCTCCCACCTGCTCAGCACCCCCTACCCTTTTGGCATCTCCCCCAGCTCGGTGGTGCAGGACTCCCGCTTTCCTCCGCTGAA CCTCCAGCGGCCCGTGCACCACGTGGCGCCCCCCAGCACGGTGGCGGAGGACTACCTGCGGAGCTTCCGGCCCTACCACACCGCCGAGGACCTCCGCgtgtcctccctgcctcccctgggCCTGGACCCGGCCACCGCCGCGGCCTACTACCACCCCAGCTACCTGGCCCCGCACCCTTTCCCCCACCCGGCCTTCAG GATGGACGACTCCTACTGCCTGTCGGCCCTGCGGTCCCCCTtctaccccatccccacccccggctccctgcccccactgcatCCATCAGCTATGCATCTCCACCTCTCTGGGGTCCGCTACCCGCCCGAGCTCTCGCACTCGTCCCTGGCAGCGCTGCACTCGGAGCGGATGTCCAGCCTCAGTGCCGAGAG GATGCAGATGGACGAGGAGCtgaggcgggagcgggagcgcGAGCGGGAGCGGGAGGCTGACCGCGAGCGTGAGAAGGAGCGCGAGCGTGAGCGTGAGAAGGAGCGCGAGCGTGAGAAGGAGCTGGAGCGCGAGCGGGAGCTGGAGCGTCAGCGGGAGCAGCGGGCCCGCGAGAAGGAGCTGCTGGCCGCCAAGGCGCTGGAGCCGGCCTTCCTGCCCGTGGGCGAGCTGCACGGGATACGGAGCCACGCCGCTGAGGAGCGGGGCAAGGCCTCGGAGCAGCTGACCCCAACCCGAGCAG AGAAGCTGAAGGACGCGGGCCTGCAGGCGCCCAAGCCCATGCAGCACCCCCTGCACCCGGCGGCCGCCCCGCACCACCCCGTGCCCGGCCTCCTCTCCACCCACGGCCTCTTCTCTCTGCCGGGCAGCAGTGCGGCCACGGCCCTGCTCCTCCAGCGCACCAACGAGGAGGAGAAGTGGCTGGCGCGGCAGCGGCGGCTGCGGCAGGAGAAGGAGGACCGCCAGTCGCAGGTGTCTGAGTTCCGGCAGCAGGTGCTGGAGCAGCACCTGGACCTGGGCCGGCCGCCGGCGCCCGCGGACGCGGAGCACAGGCCTGAGAGTGCCAG GCCGGGACCAAACCGTCACGAGCCGGGAGGCCGCGACCCCCCGCAGCACTTTGGCGGCCCCCCGCCCCTCATCTCACCCAAGCCCCAGCACCACTCGGTGCCCACGGCCCTCTGGAACCCGGTGTCCCTGATGGACAGCACGCTGGAGACACGGCGTGCCCCCGAGGGCCACCCTCTGCACGGCCACCCTGCCCCGTTTGAGCCCAGCCGCCAGGCGGCCGTCCCGCTGGTGAAGGTGGAGAGGGTCTACTGCCCCGAGAAGGCGGAGGAGGGACCCCGGAAGCGAGAGGCCGCCCCCCTGGACAAGTACCAGCCGCCGGCCCGcgaggcagggggcctggagcAGCAGGCCTTCCCCCCCGCGCCCGCGCACTTCCTGGCGGAGCTCGAGCCGTCCACCCAGACCGTCCTGGGCCAGCCCCGGGCCCCGCTCGCCCCGGCGGCCCCCTTCGGGGAGACCCCCGGGCCCCTGAAGCCGGGCTCGCCCTACCGGCCCCCGGCGCCCCGGGGCCCCGACCCCACCTATGTCTACGACGAGTTCTTGCAGCAGCGACGGAGGCTGGTCAGCAAGCTGGACCTGGAGGAGCGCCGGCGGCGGGAGGCCCAGGAGAAAG GATACTACTACGACCTGGACGACTCCTACGACGAGAGTGATGAGGAGGAGGTTAGGGCCCACCTCCGCTGCGTGGCCGAGCAGCCGCCCCTCAAATTGGACACGTCCTCCGAG AAGCTAGAGTTTTTGCAACTTTTTGGCTTGACCACCCAACAGCAGAAGGAGGAATTGCTGACCCAGAAGCGGAGGAAGCGGCGGCGGATGCTGAGAGAAAGAAGCCCGTCGCCCCCGACGGTTCAGAGCAAGCGGCAGACGCCTTCACCGAGACTGACGCTGTCCACCCGCTACAGCCCCGACGAGATGAACAGCAGCCCCAACTTCGAGGAGAAGAGGAGGTTCCTGACCATCTTCAACCTGACCCACATCAGCACTGAGAAGAGGAAAG ACAAAGAGAGGCTTGTTGAGCTGCTCCAGGCCATGAAGCAGAGGGCGCTGTCAGCAGCGGTGGCAGACCCGCTCAGGAACTCTCCGAGGGACAGTCCTGCTGGGTCCCTGAGCG AACCAGCCACGCAGCAAGCCTCTCTGGATACGGAGAAGCCTGTGGGTATCACTGCTTCCTTGTCTGACACCCAGAAGGCCACGGAGCCTGGGAGACTGGAACAGCTCCGGCCCCAGGAGCGAGTCCCGGAGCCAGCCCCCGCCAGCGGCGAGAAAGCCAGGCCGAGCGAGACCCCTGGGGGCAGGAAGAGCCTGAGCATGCTCCACTACATCCGGGGCCCCGCGCCCAAGGACATCCCCGTGCCGCTGTCCCACGGCATCAACGGGAAGAGCAAGCCGTGGGAGCCCTTCGTGGCGGAAGAGTTCGCGCATCAGTTCCACGAGTCCGTCCTGCAGTCCACCCAGAAAGCCCTGCAGAAGCACAGAG GAAGCGCAGCTGTGCTGTGTGCAGAGCAGAACCACAGCATCGACACCTCTGTCCACTACAACATCCCCGAGCTGCGGTCCTCCAGCCGGCTGCCTCTGCCCCAGCGGGACGGGCAGCAGGAGCCCCCCGCCGGGAGGAAGGGCCCCCTGGCACAGGAGGTGGACCCGGactcagaggaggaggaggacgacgaCGGAGAGGACGACGACGAGGACCCCCCGAAGCGCAAGTGGCACGGGATCGAGGCCATCTTTGAAGCTTACCAGGAACACGTAGAAG AGCAAAATCTAGAGCGGCAGGTGTTACAGACGCAGTGCAGGCGGCTGGAGGCCCAGCACTACAGCCTCAGTCTCACGGCCGAGCAGCTCTCCCACAGCATGGCG gagtTGAGGAGCCAGAAACAGAAGATTGTTTCAGAAAGGGAGCGACTCCAGGCAGAACTGGATCACTTACGGAAGTGCCTTGCGTTGCCTGCAATGCATTGGCCTAGAGGTTACTTTAAGGGATATCCTAGGTGA